A part of Corynebacterium mustelae genomic DNA contains:
- the hisD gene encoding histidinol dehydrogenase produces the protein MLNVIDLRGSVPTTHKLRRVLPRGGTDVASVLPAVQPVVDDVKHRGSAAALEYGEKFDQVRNDFIRVPQEAIDNAVADLDPKVHAALQESIRRVRKVHADQKPQEHTTELYPGAKVTEKFLPVARVGLYVPGGNAVYPSSVIMNVIPAQEAGVQSLVIASPPQADFGGLPHPTILAACGLLGVTEVWAVGGAQAVALLAYGDDGSDLEPVDMITGPGNIYVTAAKRLVTGVVGIDSEAGPTEIAIIADDSADPVWVAYDLISQAEHDVMAASVLITDSQELADAVVTEVNNRYGVTRNADRVAAALTGQQSGIVLVDDISTAIMVADAYAAEHLEIHTERAREVAERITNAGAIFVGGFSPVPLGDYSAGSNHVLPTSGTARFSAGLSTHTFTRPVNLIEYDEAALKEISETVVTLADAEDLPAHGEAIRARFENL, from the coding sequence GTGCTTAACGTCATCGACCTGCGGGGTAGCGTACCTACCACTCATAAACTTCGTCGGGTGCTACCGCGCGGCGGAACCGATGTGGCAAGTGTTTTACCGGCGGTCCAGCCGGTAGTTGACGACGTAAAGCACCGAGGTTCGGCCGCGGCCTTGGAATATGGGGAGAAATTTGACCAGGTGCGCAACGATTTCATTCGTGTACCGCAAGAAGCCATCGATAACGCCGTAGCGGATTTGGATCCTAAAGTGCACGCGGCATTACAGGAATCGATTCGTCGAGTACGTAAAGTGCATGCGGATCAAAAACCGCAAGAGCACACCACCGAGTTGTATCCAGGTGCGAAAGTGACCGAGAAATTCTTGCCGGTGGCACGAGTTGGGTTATACGTCCCGGGCGGTAATGCGGTATATCCATCATCAGTCATCATGAATGTCATACCAGCCCAGGAAGCTGGTGTTCAGTCTTTGGTTATTGCGTCACCACCGCAGGCAGATTTCGGCGGTTTGCCACACCCAACGATCTTGGCCGCTTGCGGGCTGTTGGGAGTAACTGAGGTGTGGGCAGTTGGCGGTGCCCAGGCGGTTGCGCTCTTAGCCTACGGCGACGATGGCAGCGATCTGGAGCCAGTGGATATGATTACCGGTCCGGGAAATATCTACGTCACTGCGGCGAAACGACTAGTTACTGGTGTCGTGGGTATTGACTCGGAGGCTGGTCCCACCGAAATCGCCATCATCGCAGACGATTCAGCGGATCCGGTGTGGGTGGCGTACGACCTTATCAGCCAGGCCGAGCACGATGTCATGGCGGCCAGCGTTTTGATTACAGATTCGCAAGAGTTGGCAGATGCTGTAGTCACTGAAGTGAACAACCGATATGGTGTCACTCGTAATGCAGACCGGGTCGCGGCAGCGCTAACGGGGCAACAGTCCGGCATTGTGCTTGTCGACGACATATCTACCGCAATCATGGTTGCCGACGCCTATGCTGCTGAGCACTTGGAAATCCACACTGAACGGGCACGTGAAGTGGCGGAACGGATTACAAATGCGGGTGCGATTTTTGTTGGTGGGTTCTCGCCAGTGCCGTTGGGAGACTATTCCGCTGGATCCAACCACGTGTTACCTACCTCTGGTACAGCCCGATTCAGCGCAGGTTTATCGACGCACACGTTCACGCGTCCGGTCAATCTGATTGAATACGACGAGGCGGCTTTGAAGGAGATTTCTGAAACCGTCGTCACATTGGCCGATGCCGAGGATTTACCAGCGCATGGCGAGGCGATTCGTGCCCGTTTTGAAAATCTGTAG
- a CDS encoding YbjN domain-containing protein, which yields MAHNNHIDSNSEACHPSHVDSYAVRQAIEALGYTYRTASDLTEDAETTDIAYSFWPHHHVAFRFDVHNTRMLHINGDMYGRLDLSAVGSVAKTTDEWNAERVGPTVYFTIADDTSIHVHFRTSLAVTEPTSATQLQSFIRTALESTTMAVEVFLHKHPDLGQAPANSGNHFPRIDKHHQSTDELPTPLTVSRIIDCLNDIEIDIANSTDVSATTWINDILMGFYVETGPSLLVKGQWDPGCDPERDYMKLALICNQWNENHPETKSFCVTDFNGLQLRVEYIADCGAGCTNGQLMLNLRLAIHCILAAIDHISVEFQGFCAVSWPE from the coding sequence ATGGCTCACAACAATCACATAGATAGCAATAGCGAAGCATGCCACCCCTCTCACGTGGATTCCTATGCGGTTCGACAGGCCATCGAAGCATTAGGCTACACCTACCGCACCGCAAGCGACCTGACCGAAGATGCCGAGACCACTGATATCGCTTATTCGTTTTGGCCGCACCACCACGTGGCTTTTCGCTTTGATGTACATAACACCCGCATGCTCCACATCAACGGGGACATGTACGGTCGGCTAGATTTATCTGCCGTAGGAAGCGTAGCTAAAACCACCGACGAATGGAACGCTGAACGCGTCGGCCCCACCGTATATTTCACCATTGCTGACGACACCAGCATCCATGTGCATTTCCGCACCAGCTTAGCGGTTACGGAACCTACTTCCGCCACGCAACTACAGTCGTTTATCCGGACAGCACTCGAATCCACCACAATGGCTGTAGAGGTTTTTCTGCACAAACACCCCGACCTTGGTCAAGCCCCAGCAAACAGTGGAAACCACTTCCCCCGAATTGATAAACACCACCAAAGTACAGATGAGCTACCCACCCCGTTGACAGTTTCCCGGATAATAGATTGTCTTAATGATATAGAAATCGACATAGCAAACAGCACCGATGTTTCGGCTACAACCTGGATCAACGATATTCTTATGGGTTTTTATGTAGAAACCGGCCCAAGCCTGTTGGTTAAAGGCCAATGGGATCCTGGCTGCGATCCGGAACGTGACTACATGAAACTAGCGCTTATATGTAATCAATGGAATGAAAACCACCCAGAAACCAAATCGTTTTGTGTTACTGACTTCAATGGTTTGCAGCTACGAGTGGAATATATTGCCGACTGTGGCGCTGGCTGCACCAATGGACAGCTGATGCTGAATCTTAGATTAGCTATCCACTGCATTCTCGCTGCGATCGATCACATAAGCGTGGAATTTCAAGGCTTCTGTGCAGTCAGCTGGCCGGAATAG
- a CDS encoding TetR family transcriptional regulator yields the protein MIASIEFVQLSKDSIIAASLEILNTFGLADMTMRRVATQLQVAPGALYWHFKNKQALIDATARTILADFLDAGATLGHENLTAACMHMRLSMLEHRDGAELVSAALTNSQLRTEVLEVFAATLPESAPAAGVATALHFVVGATVFEQTEYLRIAAEPQVGAIETEENPLVQAQLAAEEQFAMGLRIITTGLAHI from the coding sequence ATGATAGCTAGTATTGAGTTCGTGCAATTAAGCAAGGATTCGATTATTGCGGCCAGTTTAGAAATTCTCAATACCTTCGGCTTGGCAGACATGACCATGCGTCGGGTAGCGACACAACTCCAAGTAGCCCCCGGGGCGCTGTACTGGCATTTCAAAAATAAACAAGCGCTTATCGACGCGACCGCGCGCACAATCCTTGCCGATTTTCTAGATGCAGGCGCTACGCTTGGACACGAAAATTTAACCGCAGCGTGCATGCACATGCGACTGTCGATGCTAGAGCATCGGGATGGTGCTGAATTAGTCAGCGCCGCACTCACTAATTCTCAGTTGCGCACCGAGGTATTAGAGGTGTTCGCCGCAACGCTTCCAGAATCCGCTCCTGCTGCCGGTGTTGCCACTGCCCTACATTTTGTTGTTGGCGCGACAGTTTTTGAACAGACGGAATATTTGCGAATCGCCGCAGAACCTCAAGTGGGGGCGATTGAAACTGAAGAAAACCCGCTGGTACAAGCACAATTAGCGGCAGAGGAACAATTTGCGATGGGTTTAAGAATAATCACCACCGGATTAGCTCACATCTAG
- the glgX gene encoding glycogen debranching protein GlgX has protein sequence MTDSSTASARKIWPGDAYPLGSKYDGAGTNFAIFSDVAEKVELCLIDEAGVEERINLEEVDAHIWHCYLPGVQPGQRYGYRIHGPYDPANGKRCDANKLLVDPYARAFDGEFDGHPSLFSYDITKPYDINSRNTEDSLGHTMLSVVVNPFFDWGSDRSPKIPYHETVIYEAHVKGMTMTHPDVPKDLRGTYAGLAHPAIIKYLKELGVTAIELMPVHQFLQDDRLRELGLRNYWGYNTFGFFAPQQDYAANRQPGGAVSEFKGMVRAFHEAGIEVILDVVYNHTAEGNHLGPTIAFRGIDNEAYYRLVDGSKAYYMDYTGTGNSLNVRDPHSLQLIMDSLRYWVTEMHVDGFRFDLASTLARELNDVDKLATFFDLVQQDPVVSRVKLIAEPWDVGEGGYQVGNFPPLWTEWNGKYRDTVRDFWRGEPSTLGEFASRITGSSDLYANNGRRPTASINFVTAHDGFTLNDLVSYNEKHNMANGEDNRDGESHNRSWNCGVEGPTDDPEILALRARQRRNFLTTLLLSQGTPMIAHGDEIARTQSGNNNVYCQDNELAWMDWSLTETNKDLLDFTKRLIRIRANHPVFRRRRFLAGGPLGADAPDRDIAWLVPSGKLMTQGDWEFAFGKSLMVYLNGQNIAEPDDRGQRIKDDSFLLMFNAHWDDIEFTLPGKQFGRSWKLIVDTTENTGYPVEDKTIAADGSIVVPARSIIIFRQIESPVPEAYVKCEEEGHDHFGDADNVPCDISSDQPGEDHVLPPDSSGHNGDDLHEQYFGSSIPGSRKERLGNQTEPASTSTQASTIDDYSVNSAAYDQTHR, from the coding sequence ATGACTGATTCATCCACGGCTTCCGCACGCAAAATCTGGCCCGGCGATGCTTACCCGCTGGGATCAAAATATGATGGGGCGGGAACAAACTTTGCCATCTTTTCCGACGTTGCAGAAAAAGTCGAACTCTGTCTCATCGATGAGGCTGGCGTGGAAGAACGCATCAATTTAGAGGAAGTCGACGCGCACATCTGGCACTGCTACTTGCCGGGGGTACAACCAGGCCAACGTTATGGCTATCGCATCCATGGACCCTATGACCCGGCAAATGGTAAGCGATGCGATGCTAATAAACTTTTGGTGGATCCTTACGCTCGGGCATTTGACGGCGAATTTGATGGTCATCCTTCGTTGTTTAGCTACGACATCACAAAACCCTACGACATCAATTCACGCAATACTGAGGATTCCCTAGGGCATACCATGCTATCGGTCGTGGTAAACCCATTTTTCGATTGGGGTTCCGACCGCTCCCCTAAAATCCCGTATCACGAAACTGTCATATATGAAGCTCACGTGAAGGGCATGACTATGACCCACCCGGATGTTCCTAAAGACCTCCGTGGTACCTACGCGGGGCTGGCGCATCCGGCGATTATCAAATACCTAAAAGAACTTGGTGTCACGGCAATCGAATTGATGCCAGTCCATCAGTTCCTCCAGGACGATCGGTTGCGCGAACTTGGGCTGCGTAACTACTGGGGCTATAACACCTTCGGATTTTTCGCTCCGCAGCAAGACTACGCAGCCAATCGTCAACCAGGTGGCGCGGTGTCAGAATTTAAGGGAATGGTTCGAGCGTTCCACGAAGCTGGTATTGAGGTTATCCTCGACGTGGTTTATAACCACACCGCCGAAGGTAACCACTTAGGCCCCACCATCGCATTCCGAGGTATTGACAATGAAGCATACTACCGGCTTGTCGATGGCTCGAAAGCCTATTACATGGACTACACCGGCACCGGTAATTCGCTTAATGTGCGGGATCCACACTCATTGCAGTTAATCATGGATTCCTTGCGGTATTGGGTGACGGAGATGCACGTTGACGGCTTCCGTTTCGATCTTGCTTCCACGTTAGCTCGTGAGCTTAACGATGTTGATAAGCTGGCAACCTTCTTCGATCTAGTGCAGCAGGATCCGGTGGTGTCTCGGGTGAAATTAATCGCCGAGCCGTGGGATGTGGGCGAAGGCGGGTATCAGGTTGGAAATTTCCCACCTCTATGGACGGAATGGAACGGAAAATATCGGGATACTGTCCGAGACTTTTGGCGGGGTGAGCCGTCAACCCTAGGTGAATTCGCCTCACGCATCACCGGTTCTTCCGACTTGTATGCCAATAACGGTCGGCGCCCCACCGCATCCATTAACTTCGTTACCGCCCATGACGGTTTTACGTTGAATGATTTGGTCAGCTACAACGAAAAACACAACATGGCCAACGGCGAGGATAATCGCGACGGTGAATCTCACAACCGGTCATGGAACTGTGGGGTGGAAGGTCCGACAGATGATCCGGAGATCCTCGCACTGCGCGCTAGGCAGCGACGCAATTTCCTCACCACCCTGCTGCTCAGCCAGGGCACACCCATGATTGCCCATGGTGATGAAATCGCACGTACTCAAAGCGGTAATAACAATGTCTACTGTCAAGACAACGAATTGGCATGGATGGATTGGAGCCTTACCGAAACAAATAAGGACCTTTTGGACTTTACCAAGCGATTGATCCGTATCCGCGCCAACCACCCAGTATTTAGGCGACGTCGGTTCCTCGCTGGTGGACCGCTAGGAGCGGATGCACCTGATCGTGATATCGCGTGGTTGGTTCCGTCCGGGAAACTCATGACCCAGGGTGACTGGGAATTCGCCTTCGGGAAATCACTGATGGTGTATCTTAACGGCCAAAACATTGCCGAGCCTGATGACCGGGGTCAACGAATCAAAGACGATTCATTCCTACTGATGTTTAATGCCCACTGGGACGACATTGAATTCACCCTGCCAGGTAAACAGTTCGGCCGCAGTTGGAAGCTTATTGTGGACACGACTGAAAACACCGGTTACCCGGTGGAAGACAAAACTATCGCTGCGGATGGTTCCATCGTGGTGCCGGCACGCTCCATCATTATCTTCCGCCAGATTGAATCCCCGGTACCGGAGGCTTATGTCAAGTGTGAAGAGGAAGGACATGACCACTTCGGCGACGCTGACAATGTCCCTTGTGATATAAGCTCAGATCAACCTGGTGAGGACCATGTGCTACCGCCAGATAGTTCGGGGCACAATGGCGACGACCTGCACGAGCAATATTTCGGCAGCTCAATTCCAGGCAGCAGAAAAGAGCGGCTAGGTAACCAGACGGAGCCTGCGTCGACAAGCACGCAAGCATCGACTATCGACGATTATTCGGTTAACTCCGCCGCCTACGATCAAACGCATCGCTAG
- a CDS encoding exonuclease domain-containing protein, which yields MTTIAAYGATLHVTNNGIRLTPSLLAAALGADDRTFNLSESTTVDTQVAPTSYSLGWVQLSGIPELFRFSPGAAQDQEAFVAAVAAAARGEAGGAVPGLNFVGIDVETANADWGSICQIGLVEVIDGAIGKTQCWLCQPPTSLSDFDPANIAIHGIRPEDVADAPPFAEVMAEVVAAVGDVPLVAHNAQFDFTAFSRACAAAKVPTPEWDFACSLAASRAAKLGVVSHRLPVVAKFLDVSLRQHHDAAADAEACAGILVNLALRAGYSGSLKDVFSSFGFSMGNLNDKRVYPVLNNPPSTRRADTDNSAPAESTPQRRSAPQPRWAKAATPEVIPEANKDADPNHPLFGHNVTLTGDFEPFDKGLLWEKMADAGATIGKNVTKKTTMLVMGPWDSVTSKQKRAEELIDKGQDIVMWQSAQLFDALGLSVEDEGDDQPPF from the coding sequence ATGACTACGATCGCCGCATACGGTGCAACGCTGCATGTAACAAACAATGGCATTAGACTAACCCCAAGTCTTCTCGCAGCTGCGCTCGGTGCCGACGATCGTACTTTTAATCTTTCGGAATCCACCACGGTGGATACGCAGGTTGCACCCACCTCGTACTCATTGGGGTGGGTGCAACTGAGCGGGATACCGGAACTTTTTAGATTTTCGCCGGGTGCTGCACAAGATCAAGAGGCGTTTGTCGCTGCAGTCGCCGCAGCAGCACGAGGTGAAGCGGGCGGCGCGGTTCCTGGTTTGAATTTCGTTGGCATTGATGTGGAAACCGCCAATGCGGATTGGGGGTCAATCTGTCAGATCGGTCTCGTGGAAGTTATCGATGGCGCTATTGGTAAGACTCAGTGTTGGTTGTGCCAACCGCCAACGTCGTTAAGTGATTTCGACCCAGCGAATATCGCAATTCACGGGATACGACCGGAAGATGTCGCCGATGCACCGCCATTTGCTGAGGTTATGGCCGAAGTCGTGGCAGCTGTCGGCGATGTACCTTTGGTGGCGCACAATGCTCAGTTTGATTTCACTGCTTTTTCGCGGGCATGTGCTGCGGCGAAGGTGCCTACACCAGAGTGGGATTTTGCGTGTTCGCTCGCTGCATCCCGCGCCGCAAAACTTGGTGTTGTCAGCCACCGGTTACCGGTCGTGGCGAAGTTCTTAGACGTTTCGCTTCGACAACATCATGATGCCGCAGCGGATGCGGAAGCCTGCGCTGGCATTCTGGTCAATCTTGCGTTGCGTGCTGGTTACAGCGGCAGTTTGAAAGATGTATTTTCCAGTTTCGGTTTTAGCATGGGCAATCTCAATGACAAGCGGGTCTACCCAGTGCTTAATAATCCGCCTTCGACTCGGCGTGCAGATACAGATAACTCAGCGCCAGCCGAATCCACACCGCAACGGCGGTCAGCACCGCAGCCACGTTGGGCTAAAGCCGCGACTCCGGAAGTCATTCCTGAAGCCAATAAAGATGCAGATCCAAATCATCCACTTTTTGGCCACAATGTCACATTGACCGGTGACTTTGAGCCTTTCGACAAAGGGCTCTTATGGGAGAAAATGGCTGATGCCGGGGCGACCATTGGTAAGAATGTAACAAAGAAAACCACGATGTTGGTGATGGGGCCGTGGGATTCGGTAACATCCAAGCAAAAGCGCGCTGAGGAACTTATTGATAAAGGCCAAGACATAGTTATGTGGCAATCTGCCCAGCTTTTCGACGCATTGGGGTTATCTGTTGAAGACGAAGGTGACGATCAACCACCGTTTTAA
- a CDS encoding GTP pyrophosphokinase yields MNSANISQLHRNYQAFLSAHPTAAQDFSDAIEDVLSEFGLTYDRISVRIKEWRSLRAKAKKRRADNSLVYPNPWSDIHDIIGVRITTYHSAEIPQIVDALSAMFEVVRSVDKAAQTRLTGDFGYGSHHLILKVDARVEELHDYIGWEFEVQIRTVLQHAWAEFEHDIRYKRSGDELAPEVDRAFTLAAGLIELADQQFDMIAAVKEPAPVSNDSDLDVEFSAKTLPGVLTVLQGNRFPQSRSEHYQWLEELLHANGITTVAQLKDLFADKAVDRVQRALGYRFQPGHVRIIDDLLLDKYGQQHIERTGTTGKYSAQRRGRLRNRLAQLKASITEETTS; encoded by the coding sequence GTGAACTCCGCCAATATTTCCCAGTTGCACCGCAACTACCAGGCATTTCTTTCAGCACATCCCACGGCTGCACAAGATTTCTCCGATGCCATCGAGGATGTTCTTTCCGAGTTCGGTCTCACCTATGACAGGATTAGCGTCCGCATCAAAGAATGGCGCTCGCTGCGTGCCAAAGCCAAAAAACGCCGAGCTGATAACAGTCTTGTGTACCCTAATCCGTGGTCCGATATTCACGACATCATTGGGGTACGGATCACTACCTATCACTCTGCGGAGATACCACAAATTGTTGACGCACTAAGCGCCATGTTTGAGGTGGTACGCAGCGTCGATAAAGCCGCACAGACCCGACTAACAGGTGACTTCGGCTACGGCTCCCATCACCTCATTCTCAAAGTTGACGCCAGGGTCGAGGAACTACACGATTACATCGGGTGGGAATTTGAAGTACAGATCCGCACCGTTCTCCAGCACGCCTGGGCGGAATTCGAACATGACATTCGGTACAAAAGAAGCGGTGACGAGCTTGCGCCTGAGGTTGATCGCGCGTTTACCCTTGCCGCCGGGTTGATCGAATTAGCGGATCAACAATTCGATATGATCGCCGCCGTAAAAGAACCCGCCCCGGTGTCGAACGATTCCGATCTTGATGTTGAGTTCAGCGCCAAAACACTTCCTGGGGTATTAACCGTGTTGCAGGGTAACCGTTTCCCACAATCCCGGTCGGAGCACTACCAATGGCTAGAAGAGCTCTTGCACGCCAACGGCATCACCACAGTTGCACAATTGAAAGATCTCTTTGCAGATAAAGCCGTCGATCGTGTTCAGCGCGCACTTGGTTACCGCTTCCAGCCTGGACATGTGCGCATCATCGACGATTTACTGTTAGATAAATACGGCCAGCAGCACATTGAGCGAACTGGAACCACCGGGAAATACTCGGCACAACGCCGTGGGCGACTGCGTAATCGGTTGGCGCAACTAAAAGCCTCCATCACCGAGGAAACTACATCTTAA
- a CDS encoding RNA-binding S4 domain-containing protein, which produces MTNDVSAHTQPVRIDSWVWAVRLLKTRSAAADACKAGHVKLNGHSVKPSQQVVPGDTVSVWADHRLRVVEVANTIKKRVGASLARSCYIDHSPPPPDKEIIYSMPRRDRGAGRPTKKERREIDRLKGIDRR; this is translated from the coding sequence ATGACCAACGACGTTTCAGCGCACACGCAACCTGTCCGGATCGACTCGTGGGTCTGGGCTGTTCGGCTACTAAAAACCCGCTCAGCTGCCGCTGATGCGTGCAAAGCGGGTCATGTGAAACTCAATGGTCACTCCGTTAAACCTTCACAACAGGTAGTACCCGGCGACACAGTCTCCGTGTGGGCGGATCACAGGCTACGCGTCGTCGAGGTCGCAAACACCATCAAAAAACGAGTCGGTGCATCACTAGCTCGCAGCTGCTACATTGATCATTCGCCACCGCCGCCAGATAAGGAAATCATCTACTCGATGCCGCGCCGGGATCGCGGCGCGGGTCGGCCAACGAAGAAAGAACGGCGCGAAATCGACCGACTCAAGGGGATCGATCGTAGGTGA
- a CDS encoding YigZ family protein → MYRRPVADEEFFHQLEIKRSKFLTFITRVESEKQAREFISSIKHRYPDARHHCSAYIYHVDGANPVERSSDDGEPSGTAGTPMLDVLRGSGMLDIAAVTVRYFGGVKLGAGGLVHAYSDSVSQCLPLVQEVTRSRKELYTGEFSHAAAGRIESELRSRGIDIYDVRYGAKVTITMAIDPGTATELIGLIAALLGEQPDLHSSGIAWVE, encoded by the coding sequence ATGTACCGCCGACCTGTAGCTGATGAAGAGTTCTTTCACCAATTGGAAATCAAACGATCGAAATTCCTCACCTTCATCACCAGAGTGGAATCGGAGAAACAGGCGCGAGAATTCATCTCAAGCATCAAACACCGATACCCAGACGCCAGACACCACTGCTCGGCCTATATTTATCATGTTGATGGTGCCAACCCCGTCGAACGTTCCAGCGACGACGGGGAACCTTCCGGCACCGCCGGAACCCCCATGCTTGATGTGTTACGCGGCTCCGGAATGCTAGACATTGCCGCTGTTACCGTGCGGTACTTCGGCGGCGTCAAACTAGGAGCTGGGGGATTAGTGCACGCCTATTCCGATTCAGTGTCGCAGTGCCTACCGCTTGTCCAGGAGGTAACCCGCAGCCGAAAGGAGCTATATACCGGCGAATTCAGCCATGCAGCAGCAGGTCGCATTGAATCGGAGCTACGCAGCCGCGGGATCGACATTTATGACGTTAGATACGGCGCAAAGGTCACCATAACAATGGCAATCGATCCAGGTACCGCAACCGAACTTATCGGCCTCATAGCCGCCCTTTTGGGTGAACAACCAGACTTGCATTCTTCCGGCATAGCATGGGTGGAATAG
- a CDS encoding alpha-amylase family glycosyl hydrolase, with protein MSISVVYPLTVDSAHRTLREFRLWAPYAEAAELVLGDKALPMVSDGEFFEVTASAAHGDRYGFRILTSSGWSQVLADPESQWQPDGVSGVSAVVDSDFDWGTEDAFQPCFDVIYELHVGTFSDTGDFAGVTAALPYLADLGVTAIELMPVQPVSGRWNWGYDGVLFHAVSESYGGPVELKRLVKAAHANGIAVILDVVFNHFGMEGNNVDLFGPYSTSYTPWGAGVNLRHPQVRHYVLSAANRWLTEFRVDGLRLDATHAYTDPGILQEFSQLPGVIIAEDLQDDAHLPVDAQWNDNLHHALHTVVSGESHAYFAGFGSVSRLVAELRLHYPSVVYTTTHDQVGNRPRGDRPSMSLSSEQQILKIALMAALDAWLMLFMGEEYGARTPFPFFCDHENPRLRTDTVRFRNKMFIEQGLTETPIDPTSPEAFYQAIVDFRGDPVVTEGYRRILALRRSHPIHPQVVDQIPGTPVVVLLGDNYALLANCSDEHTELSETDLNLLSSSTQLANATVMFASPATHEPGQRVGDSTTLEPWSVLWLAVPYV; from the coding sequence ATGTCTATTTCGGTGGTTTACCCGCTCACTGTCGATTCTGCGCACCGGACGTTGCGGGAATTTCGGTTATGGGCACCGTATGCTGAGGCGGCGGAGTTGGTGCTAGGCGACAAAGCGTTGCCTATGGTTTCCGATGGGGAGTTTTTTGAAGTTACAGCTTCGGCCGCCCATGGAGATCGGTATGGGTTTCGGATTTTAACTTCGTCTGGTTGGTCGCAGGTACTTGCTGATCCGGAATCCCAGTGGCAGCCGGACGGGGTTTCGGGTGTAAGTGCTGTAGTGGATTCTGATTTCGACTGGGGCACAGAAGATGCGTTTCAGCCGTGTTTCGATGTCATTTACGAACTGCATGTCGGCACTTTTTCTGATACTGGCGACTTCGCTGGGGTTACGGCGGCTTTGCCCTATCTGGCCGATTTGGGGGTTACTGCCATTGAGTTGATGCCAGTACAACCGGTGAGTGGTCGGTGGAATTGGGGCTATGATGGTGTGCTTTTCCATGCGGTATCTGAGAGCTATGGTGGGCCGGTTGAGTTGAAGCGGTTAGTGAAAGCTGCTCATGCCAACGGTATTGCCGTCATTCTTGATGTGGTGTTTAACCACTTTGGAATGGAGGGGAATAATGTGGATCTCTTCGGACCATATTCTACTTCCTATACGCCATGGGGCGCTGGGGTCAACCTACGCCATCCGCAGGTGAGGCACTATGTGCTATCAGCAGCGAACCGGTGGCTGACGGAGTTTCGCGTTGATGGGTTGCGACTTGACGCGACCCATGCTTACACCGATCCGGGGATTCTTCAAGAGTTTTCACAGTTGCCTGGGGTGATAATAGCCGAGGATCTACAAGACGATGCGCATCTGCCGGTTGATGCTCAGTGGAATGACAATCTGCATCACGCGCTGCATACTGTGGTGTCCGGAGAATCACACGCGTATTTCGCTGGTTTCGGTTCGGTTTCACGACTCGTTGCGGAATTACGGTTACATTATCCGAGCGTGGTGTACACCACCACTCACGATCAGGTAGGCAACCGACCACGAGGCGATAGACCAAGCATGTCGCTTTCTTCCGAGCAGCAGATACTAAAGATTGCCCTCATGGCGGCTCTTGACGCCTGGCTTATGTTGTTTATGGGGGAAGAATACGGCGCGCGCACACCATTTCCGTTCTTTTGCGACCATGAAAACCCAAGGCTACGCACAGATACGGTCCGGTTTCGCAACAAAATGTTTATTGAGCAGGGGTTAACCGAAACCCCGATCGACCCAACCTCACCGGAGGCGTTTTATCAAGCGATAGTGGATTTTCGCGGCGATCCGGTGGTTACGGAAGGCTACCGCCGTATCCTTGCGTTACGACGCTCGCATCCGATTCATCCACAGGTAGTAGACCAAATACCGGGAACTCCCGTGGTTGTGTTGCTAGGCGACAACTACGCGCTGCTTGCGAACTGTTCCGATGAGCACACAGAACTATCCGAAACGGATCTTAATTTGCTGAGTTCTTCTACCCAGTTAGCGAATGCAACCGTTATGTTCGCCTCACCAGCAACACACGAACCAGGACAACGAGTAGGTGATAGTACAACACTGGAACCGTGGTCGGTACTGTGGCTAGCCGTGCCTTATGTTTAG